One Nocardia iowensis DNA window includes the following coding sequences:
- a CDS encoding sensor histidine kinase, which produces MADRQWHWWWSSVRARTTVAATAVVAAALVAAGMVVLAVLRHNLLDSANLQAEMTAHDVAAQLAVGTDFANLKLPDADHQPVQVVSAAGSVLAAEEELRGRPPMADFAPVPTRSAPHGDDDDDDSDDNPMPGLPPTTVTFRDIRLPAADDDDRVFRVAGMVTTTPSGQPVTIYSGTSLATADKAVAGVRNAMLIGLVPLLAVAAAVTWLVTRRALRPVEAIRTELAEIMGGDLSRRVPEPASRDEIARLAQTTNSTLAALEAAAERQRRFIADAAHELRSPIASLRTQLEVAQAHPRLLELDGLIDDTVRLEHLAADLLLLARIDAGEQPRRNPVDLATVVRDALTHRPADPHPIATDIPDEPVLVLGSRTQLGRVVTNLVDNAQRHATTTVLVAVARNSADKVVLEVTDDGPGVPPKDRDRIFQRFVRLDDARSRDKGGAGLGLAIVRDVVDRHSGDIHLGDGPHGGARFTVTLPTTDPTTIAPERLS; this is translated from the coding sequence GTGGCTGACCGGCAGTGGCATTGGTGGTGGAGTTCGGTGCGGGCACGCACCACCGTGGCGGCCACGGCCGTGGTCGCGGCGGCTCTCGTAGCAGCCGGGATGGTCGTGCTGGCGGTGCTGCGGCACAACCTGCTCGACAGTGCGAACCTGCAAGCGGAGATGACCGCGCATGACGTGGCCGCGCAGCTGGCGGTCGGCACCGACTTCGCGAATCTTAAGCTCCCTGACGCCGATCACCAACCGGTACAAGTGGTTTCAGCCGCCGGGTCGGTGTTGGCGGCGGAAGAAGAGCTGCGCGGTCGCCCGCCTATGGCCGATTTCGCCCCGGTGCCAACGCGTTCCGCGCCGCACGGGGATGACGATGACGACGACTCCGACGACAATCCGATGCCCGGCCTGCCGCCGACCACCGTCACATTCCGCGACATCAGGCTCCCAGCGGCCGATGATGACGACCGCGTCTTCCGGGTGGCCGGAATGGTCACCACCACCCCGAGCGGGCAGCCCGTCACGATCTACTCCGGTACCTCTTTGGCTACCGCCGACAAAGCCGTCGCCGGGGTCCGCAACGCGATGCTGATCGGCCTGGTGCCGCTGCTCGCCGTGGCGGCGGCGGTGACCTGGCTGGTGACCCGCCGCGCCCTACGGCCGGTGGAGGCCATCCGGACCGAACTTGCCGAGATCATGGGCGGCGACCTGTCTCGCCGGGTCCCCGAACCCGCCTCGCGCGACGAAATCGCCCGCCTCGCCCAGACCACCAACAGCACCCTCGCCGCCTTGGAAGCCGCCGCGGAACGCCAGCGCCGCTTCATCGCCGACGCCGCGCACGAACTGCGCAGCCCCATCGCCAGCCTGCGCACCCAGCTAGAGGTCGCCCAGGCACACCCCCGGCTACTAGAACTGGACGGGCTGATCGACGACACCGTACGGCTCGAACATCTCGCCGCCGATCTGCTGTTGCTGGCCCGCATCGACGCCGGTGAACAACCCCGCAGGAACCCGGTCGACCTCGCCACCGTCGTCCGAGACGCACTGACTCACCGCCCTGCGGACCCGCACCCGATCGCGACCGACATTCCCGACGAACCTGTCCTCGTCCTGGGTAGCCGGACCCAACTGGGCCGAGTGGTGACCAACCTCGTCGACAACGCACAACGTCACGCAACCACCACCGTGCTGGTCGCAGTGGCACGCAACTCCGCTGACAAGGTCGTCCTCGAGGTCACCGACGACGGCCCCGGCGTGCCTCCCAAGGACAGGGACCGAATCTTCCAGCGGTTCGTCCGCCTCGACGACGCCCGCAGCCGCGACAAAGGCGGCGCCGGATTAGGCCTTGCCATTGTCCGCGACGTCGTCGACCGCCACAGTGGCGACATCCACCTCGGTGACGGCCCGCACGGCGGCGCCCGATTCACCGTCACCCTACCGACAACCGACCCGACCACCATTGCCCCCGAACGCCTTTCGTGA
- the dpgD gene encoding enoyl-CoA-hydratase DpgD: MELHTVDYRKHGRIATVQLNRPHVLNAMNLAMHAELACVWDDIEADDDIWLVVLSGAGKKAFSAGQDLKELAGRIENGSARSSFGSAGKPGFPRITERFSFAKPIIAKVSGYALGGGFELALACDIIIAATDAQFGLPEATLGLIPGAGGVFRLPRQAPYRIAMGHLLTGRTMSAARAFELGLVNEVVSETELDSCVERWAADVLACAPLSIRAIKEAAAASIAMPLPEAFTADYQWERTRADSADAEEGPRAFAEKRAPNWTGR; this comes from the coding sequence ATGGAACTGCACACGGTCGACTACCGCAAGCACGGACGTATCGCCACCGTGCAGCTGAATCGACCGCACGTGCTCAACGCGATGAATCTCGCCATGCACGCCGAGCTGGCATGCGTCTGGGACGACATCGAAGCCGACGACGACATCTGGCTGGTCGTTCTGAGCGGAGCGGGGAAGAAGGCCTTCTCGGCCGGCCAGGATCTCAAGGAACTGGCCGGACGGATCGAGAACGGCTCGGCCCGTTCGTCATTCGGGAGCGCCGGAAAGCCGGGGTTCCCGCGCATCACCGAGCGGTTCTCGTTCGCCAAACCGATCATCGCGAAGGTGTCCGGGTACGCGCTCGGTGGCGGCTTCGAGCTCGCGCTGGCCTGCGACATCATCATCGCCGCCACGGACGCCCAATTCGGTCTCCCCGAGGCGACATTGGGCCTCATACCGGGCGCGGGCGGCGTCTTCCGGTTGCCCCGCCAGGCGCCGTATCGGATCGCGATGGGGCACCTGCTGACCGGGCGCACCATGTCTGCCGCGCGTGCCTTCGAACTCGGTCTGGTCAACGAGGTGGTTTCCGAGACCGAGCTCGATTCATGTGTGGAACGCTGGGCCGCGGACGTTCTCGCCTGCGCGCCGTTGTCGATTCGGGCGATCAAGGAAGCGGCCGCGGCGTCGATCGCCATGCCGCTGCCCGAGGCCTTCACCGCCGATTATCAGTGGGAGCGCACCAGGGCCGACTCCGCCGACGCCGAGGAGGGCCCACGAGCCTTTGCCGAAAAACGAGCACCGAACTGGACCGGACGATAG
- a CDS encoding response regulator transcription factor, with amino-acid sequence MRLLIVEDEKRLADTLAKGLAAEGFAVDVVHDGIDGLHCASTGDYDLIVLDIMLPGLNGYRVCGSLRAAGDDTPVLMLTAKDGEYDEAEGLDTGADDYLSKPFSYVVLLARIRALLRRRTRSGSPLLQVGDLTVDPNTHTCRRGGQEVTLTAKEFAVLEHLAVRAGEVVSKADILEHVWDFAYAGDPNIVEVYISALRRKIDAPFRRRSILTVRGAGYRLVADSG; translated from the coding sequence ATGCGTCTGCTGATCGTGGAGGACGAGAAGCGGCTGGCCGACACCCTGGCCAAGGGGTTGGCAGCCGAGGGTTTCGCGGTGGATGTGGTCCATGACGGCATCGACGGTCTGCACTGCGCCAGCACCGGCGACTACGACCTGATCGTCCTCGACATCATGCTGCCGGGCCTCAACGGCTACCGGGTGTGCGGGTCGTTGCGGGCCGCGGGTGACGACACACCTGTGCTGATGCTGACCGCCAAGGACGGTGAATACGACGAAGCCGAGGGGCTCGACACCGGCGCCGACGATTACCTCAGCAAGCCGTTCTCCTACGTGGTGCTGCTCGCCCGCATTCGCGCCCTCCTGCGCCGCCGCACCCGCAGCGGCTCCCCGCTGTTACAGGTTGGCGACCTGACTGTGGACCCGAATACGCATACCTGTCGGCGGGGTGGTCAGGAAGTGACGCTCACCGCGAAGGAATTCGCGGTTCTGGAACATCTGGCCGTACGCGCCGGGGAAGTCGTGTCGAAAGCCGATATCTTGGAACATGTCTGGGATTTCGCCTACGCTGGCGACCCGAATATCGTCGAGGTCTACATCAGCGCGCTGCGCCGCAAGATCGATGCCCCATTCCGGCGGCGGTCGATCCTCACCGTGCGCGGCGCCGGGTACCGCCTGGTGGCCGACAGTGGCTGA
- a CDS encoding type I polyketide synthase, translating to MSHRPNTDNFQPAEPVAVIGIGCRFPGDVGSPEDFWRLLAAGGDTYGEIPDERWARYRRSTPEFATALRHTVTRGSFLSDIGRFDAEFFGISPREAALMDPQQRLLLEVTWEALEQAGLPPRDLAGSDAGVFVGVCTGDYGALMLEDLASIEAWTGIGAATCAVANRISHSFDLRGPSMTVDTACSASLVALHLATQSLRNGECEVAIVGGVNLVVTPGQTLTLDAAGALAPDGRSKAFDAAADGYGRGEGCGVVVLRRLADAQRDGEQVLAVVRGSSVNQDGRTNGIMAPSGEAQAHVMERACAHAGIDPASVDFVEAHGTGTRLGDPMEAQALAAVYGSGRPAGEPCLIGSVKSNIGHLEGAAGVASVIKTVLALHRAEIPRSPLVTELNPEIPWDRGEIRLVTEHTPWPARSGPRRAGVSGFGYGGTVAHVVLEQAPESADVPAAEPDGEIDRLFPISAASDAALRAYADRLADWLTDSAGHVPLASVGHTLAMRRSRLARNAAIVAGDEHELVARLRELAADRPDPGVATGVAATPGNGLVWVFSGHGSQWRGMGRDLLAVPEFAAVVDAIEPIFAEEIGFSPRQVLIDDEVEGVDRIQTMIFVMQVGLAELWRSHGVTPAAIIGHSVGEIAAAVASGALSLTDGARLICRRSSLLRRVAGQGAMVMATMPLDEAAERLSGRTDLVAAIASSPLQCVISGDPEAIEEVLERWPAEGIGVRRVASDVAFHSPHMDPLLTELAAAGAALTYRPHSVRMYSTALPDARSEAATDGHYWVANLRNPVRLAGAVEAALADGFRDFLEISPHPVVAHSIRETVGESDVEDVFVGTTLRRDLPEQRTFLAALGAVHCRGIPVDWTRLQPSGDLVGLPGYAWQGRRLWHAPSLSGRVPGPGHDVDSHNLLGTPTSIAGSELRVWRSVLEDDNRPYPGSHALNGAEIVPAAVLVETFRQAGSPSGEPVELIAVEMRHPLLTDGRREIQVVGDPNRRELRIASRTPGEDFEDDPSWLIHAQAAMVPDAARTPLPTSLGDPAAQRLLGVDPRLVRQRLAAVGVPETGFDWTVEELQYGIDVVRARVTLAPTGAATWAPLLDAVMSIAPAVFAGDPVLRMVVRIDNVTIAGTPPAQALIEVALNKDRVDVVDGLVADADGTVVARVTGMAYPVIDRPVEDDPASGVAAGPGLSLTGLTPERLRELVSAEVTGTIAAEMRLPAASDLHPRRPLLEQGLDSVMTVTIRKKLEKRFGHKLQATVFWQQPTVVAIADHLTEMLTVQA from the coding sequence ATGTCGCATCGACCGAACACCGACAATTTCCAGCCTGCCGAGCCCGTGGCGGTGATCGGCATCGGCTGCCGCTTCCCCGGCGATGTCGGGTCACCGGAGGACTTCTGGCGTCTGCTCGCCGCGGGCGGGGACACCTACGGTGAGATACCGGACGAGCGCTGGGCTCGGTACCGGCGGAGCACCCCGGAATTCGCGACCGCCCTGCGGCACACCGTTACCCGCGGCAGCTTCTTGTCCGACATCGGCCGATTCGACGCGGAGTTCTTCGGCATCTCGCCCCGCGAGGCCGCGCTGATGGACCCGCAGCAGCGGCTGCTGCTCGAGGTCACCTGGGAGGCTCTGGAACAGGCCGGGCTCCCGCCGCGTGACCTGGCCGGCAGCGACGCCGGGGTGTTCGTCGGTGTCTGCACCGGCGACTACGGCGCACTGATGCTGGAGGATCTGGCGAGCATCGAGGCCTGGACCGGCATCGGAGCGGCGACTTGTGCCGTGGCCAACCGCATCTCGCACTCGTTCGATCTGCGTGGTCCGAGCATGACGGTGGACACCGCGTGCTCGGCGTCGCTGGTCGCGCTGCATCTGGCCACGCAGAGTCTGCGCAACGGGGAGTGCGAGGTGGCCATCGTCGGCGGGGTCAACCTGGTCGTGACCCCGGGACAGACGCTCACGCTCGACGCTGCGGGCGCCCTCGCGCCGGACGGACGGAGCAAGGCGTTCGACGCCGCCGCCGATGGTTACGGACGCGGTGAGGGGTGCGGCGTCGTGGTGCTGCGCCGACTCGCCGACGCGCAACGCGATGGCGAGCAGGTGCTCGCGGTCGTCCGGGGCAGTTCGGTCAACCAGGACGGCCGTACCAACGGAATCATGGCGCCATCCGGCGAGGCTCAGGCGCATGTCATGGAGCGGGCTTGCGCGCATGCGGGTATCGATCCGGCCAGCGTCGATTTCGTCGAGGCACACGGCACCGGCACCCGGCTCGGTGACCCGATGGAGGCGCAGGCGCTCGCCGCGGTGTACGGATCGGGCCGCCCGGCCGGGGAGCCCTGTCTGATCGGTTCGGTCAAGTCGAACATCGGTCATCTCGAAGGGGCCGCCGGAGTGGCGAGCGTCATCAAGACGGTGCTGGCCTTGCACCGGGCCGAGATTCCGCGTTCCCCGCTGGTGACCGAGCTCAACCCGGAAATCCCTTGGGACAGAGGGGAAATCCGGCTGGTCACCGAGCACACGCCGTGGCCGGCGCGCAGTGGTCCGCGCCGGGCCGGGGTATCCGGCTTCGGTTACGGCGGCACCGTTGCGCATGTGGTGCTGGAGCAAGCACCCGAATCGGCCGACGTGCCCGCCGCCGAGCCCGATGGCGAGATCGACCGGCTGTTCCCGATTTCCGCGGCTTCCGATGCCGCCCTGCGGGCATACGCCGATCGGCTCGCGGACTGGCTGACCGACAGCGCGGGCCACGTGCCACTCGCGTCGGTCGGGCACACGCTGGCCATGCGCCGGTCGCGCCTCGCTCGGAACGCGGCCATCGTGGCCGGTGACGAGCACGAGCTGGTCGCGCGGTTGCGCGAGCTGGCGGCCGACCGACCGGATCCTGGCGTGGCAACCGGTGTCGCCGCGACACCAGGCAATGGCCTGGTGTGGGTCTTTTCCGGGCACGGCTCGCAGTGGCGTGGCATGGGCCGAGACCTGTTGGCCGTGCCGGAGTTCGCGGCCGTAGTCGACGCGATCGAGCCGATCTTTGCCGAGGAGATCGGGTTCTCGCCGCGGCAGGTGCTGATCGACGACGAAGTCGAGGGCGTGGACCGGATCCAGACGATGATCTTCGTGATGCAGGTCGGCCTGGCCGAACTGTGGCGGTCCCACGGCGTGACGCCCGCTGCCATCATCGGCCACTCGGTCGGCGAGATCGCCGCCGCGGTCGCCAGCGGAGCGCTGTCTCTCACCGACGGAGCCCGGCTGATCTGCCGTCGGTCGAGTCTGCTGCGGCGGGTGGCGGGCCAGGGTGCCATGGTGATGGCGACGATGCCGTTGGACGAAGCGGCCGAACGGCTTTCCGGCCGAACAGATCTGGTCGCGGCGATCGCGTCCTCGCCGCTGCAGTGTGTGATTTCCGGAGACCCCGAGGCGATCGAGGAGGTGCTCGAACGCTGGCCCGCCGAGGGCATCGGGGTCCGCCGGGTCGCGTCCGATGTCGCGTTCCACAGCCCGCATATGGACCCGCTGCTCACCGAGCTGGCCGCGGCCGGCGCCGCGCTGACCTATCGGCCGCATTCCGTTCGGATGTACTCGACGGCCCTGCCCGACGCCCGATCCGAAGCGGCGACGGACGGACACTACTGGGTTGCGAACCTGCGCAATCCGGTTCGGCTGGCCGGAGCGGTCGAGGCCGCGCTGGCGGATGGTTTCCGCGACTTCCTGGAGATCTCGCCGCACCCGGTCGTGGCGCATTCGATCCGCGAGACAGTTGGCGAAAGTGATGTCGAGGACGTGTTCGTCGGCACGACGCTGCGCCGTGACTTGCCTGAGCAGCGGACCTTCCTTGCCGCTCTCGGCGCCGTGCACTGTCGTGGAATTCCGGTGGACTGGACCAGATTGCAGCCATCCGGCGACCTGGTCGGCCTGCCCGGATATGCCTGGCAGGGGCGCAGGCTGTGGCATGCGCCCTCGCTGAGCGGGCGGGTGCCGGGCCCAGGCCACGATGTCGACTCGCACAATTTGCTCGGCACGCCGACCAGCATCGCGGGCAGCGAGCTACGGGTCTGGCGCTCGGTGCTGGAGGACGACAACCGTCCATACCCCGGCAGCCACGCGCTCAACGGTGCCGAAATCGTCCCCGCCGCAGTGCTTGTCGAGACCTTCCGGCAGGCAGGTAGCCCGAGCGGCGAACCGGTCGAACTCATCGCCGTCGAGATGCGGCACCCGCTGCTCACCGACGGCAGGCGGGAGATCCAGGTCGTCGGTGACCCGAATCGGCGGGAACTGCGGATCGCCTCGCGAACGCCAGGAGAGGATTTCGAGGACGACCCCTCGTGGCTGATCCATGCACAGGCAGCGATGGTGCCGGACGCCGCGCGGACGCCACTGCCCACGAGTCTGGGTGACCCTGCGGCGCAACGACTCCTGGGGGTCGATCCGCGGCTGGTCCGCCAGCGGCTGGCCGCTGTCGGAGTGCCGGAAACCGGGTTCGACTGGACGGTCGAGGAACTGCAGTATGGGATCGACGTGGTGCGGGCGCGGGTGACCTTGGCGCCTACGGGTGCAGCCACCTGGGCGCCGCTGCTCGACGCCGTAATGTCCATCGCACCTGCGGTTTTCGCCGGTGATCCGGTCTTGCGCATGGTCGTGCGGATCGACAATGTGACAATCGCGGGCACACCGCCTGCCCAGGCGCTCATCGAAGTCGCGTTGAACAAGGATCGCGTCGACGTCGTCGACGGGCTTGTCGCCGACGCCGACGGAACGGTGGTGGCTCGGGTGACCGGCATGGCGTACCCGGTCATCGACCGTCCGGTCGAGGACGATCCGGCGTCCGGCGTTGCCGCCGGGCCCGGGCTGTCGCTCACCGGTCTGACCCCGGAGCGGTTGCGCGAGTTGGTCTCAGCGGAAGTGACCGGCACGATCGCGGCCGAAATGCGGTTGCCCGCAGCGAGCGACCTGCATCCTCGCCGACCGCTGCTGGAACAGGGCCTCGACTCGGTCATGACCGTGACGATCCGCAAGAAGCTGGAAAAACGGTTCGGCCACAAGCTGCAGGCCACCGTTTTCTGGCAGCAGCCGACCGTTGTCGCGATCGCCGATCACCTGACGGAGATGCTGACGGTCCAGGCGTAG
- a CDS encoding multidrug effflux MFS transporter produces MASSPVTIDAATTSRPSIAFLIMLGGLAAIGPFAIDIYLPALPAMTADLHTSASGVQATLTASIAGMALGQLILGPLSDSYGRRTPLLICLTVYTITSVVCMVAPNLPVLIALRALQAIAAAGGIVIGRAAVRDIAAGPAMARILSMLLLVIGISPALAPIVGAELLPFTHWRGLFGVIACLGFVLLCACLRWLPETLPRERRRSGSIAGSLRQYRRLLTDLDFIGYAVTAGFTFAAMFAYISGSAFALEQGYQLSPRLFGVVLGVNALGMLLAGQISVRLTHHVQLRPLLTTATLIGLAGAMVSTLTVLADFGLPLLLIGLFLLISSVGAILPNSMALAMTRYPEVAGSAAALMGAGQFVIGGILAPVTGIGAHSHPGLAMTLTILICMTVATASVIVVTRATPHADRTAPSTAAAPIR; encoded by the coding sequence ATGGCGTCTTCGCCGGTGACGATTGATGCGGCCACTACCTCGCGGCCGTCGATCGCTTTTCTGATCATGCTCGGCGGGCTGGCCGCGATCGGCCCGTTCGCGATCGACATCTATCTGCCCGCGTTGCCGGCCATGACGGCCGATCTGCACACGAGCGCCAGCGGTGTCCAAGCCACGCTCACCGCGTCCATCGCGGGAATGGCACTCGGACAGCTGATTCTGGGTCCGCTCTCGGACTCCTATGGCCGACGCACTCCATTACTGATCTGTCTCACCGTCTATACGATCACCTCGGTCGTGTGCATGGTCGCCCCCAATCTGCCGGTCCTCATTGCGCTTCGAGCGTTGCAGGCTATCGCGGCCGCCGGCGGGATCGTCATCGGTCGCGCGGCTGTTCGCGACATTGCCGCCGGACCGGCCATGGCGCGCATCTTGTCGATGCTCTTGCTGGTGATCGGCATTTCGCCGGCCCTTGCCCCGATTGTCGGCGCCGAACTGCTGCCATTTACGCACTGGCGCGGCCTATTTGGAGTGATCGCCTGCCTCGGTTTCGTTCTGCTGTGCGCATGCCTGCGGTGGCTTCCCGAAACCTTGCCTCGAGAGCGTCGCCGGTCCGGCAGCATCGCCGGCAGTCTCAGGCAGTACCGTCGCCTGCTGACCGATCTCGACTTCATCGGCTATGCCGTCACCGCTGGTTTCACCTTCGCGGCGATGTTCGCATACATCTCCGGTAGCGCTTTCGCGCTCGAGCAGGGGTACCAGCTCAGCCCACGGCTGTTCGGCGTGGTGTTGGGCGTCAATGCACTGGGAATGCTGCTGGCCGGACAAATCAGCGTGCGCCTGACGCACCATGTGCAACTTCGGCCGCTGCTCACGACCGCCACGCTGATCGGTCTCGCCGGGGCGATGGTGAGCACCCTTACCGTGCTGGCCGACTTCGGACTCCCGCTGCTGCTCATCGGACTGTTCCTGCTCATCTCCAGCGTCGGCGCGATCCTGCCGAACAGCATGGCCCTGGCCATGACGCGCTACCCCGAGGTCGCCGGCAGCGCCGCGGCGCTCATGGGGGCAGGCCAATTCGTCATCGGCGGAATCCTCGCCCCCGTCACCGGAATCGGTGCGCACAGCCATCCCGGGCTCGCCATGACGCTCACCATCCTCATCTGTATGACCGTCGCAACCGCCAGCGTCATCGTGGTCACCAGGGCCACACCGCACGCCGATCGCACCGCACCATCCACCGCAGCTGCGCCGATCCGCTGA
- a CDS encoding ketoacyl-ACP synthase III family protein: MRTPNTYIAALGSFLPATVTAEQAVAQGLYPAETAEIHELGGAAVAGPIPAPEMALRAAEIAVKRSGLVAEEFDLLLYASTWLQGPEGWLPHPYLQRHLVGPIPALEIRQGCNGMFSALSMAVEYLRADPDRHSALLVAADNFGTPLMDRWKMSALFIAGDAASAVVLTKTDGFAQLLSVCHTSIPEAEEIHRASEPLFPPGVSLGKSPDFFARLQEITAKVAAAPDSPLGAAMARVREEIPVVVGQALDEAGIGLDDIARVAFLNCSREATEQRCMVPLGLPMEKSTWDFGRMVGHCSASDQILSFEHLVTTGQLRAGQYLLLFGSAPGVLLSAAVIKVLRDPEWTE; the protein is encoded by the coding sequence ATGCGTACACCCAACACCTATATCGCCGCGCTCGGCTCGTTCCTGCCCGCGACGGTCACCGCCGAACAGGCGGTGGCGCAAGGCCTGTACCCGGCCGAAACCGCCGAGATACACGAGCTCGGCGGTGCGGCGGTGGCCGGCCCGATACCCGCACCGGAAATGGCGCTGCGGGCCGCGGAGATCGCGGTCAAGCGGTCGGGGCTGGTCGCGGAAGAATTCGATTTGCTGCTCTACGCGAGCACCTGGCTGCAAGGGCCGGAAGGCTGGCTACCGCACCCGTATCTCCAGCGGCATCTCGTCGGCCCGATACCGGCCTTGGAGATCCGGCAGGGCTGTAACGGGATGTTCTCCGCATTGTCGATGGCCGTCGAGTATCTCCGTGCGGATCCGGACCGCCACAGCGCACTGCTGGTCGCCGCGGATAATTTCGGCACGCCCCTGATGGACCGCTGGAAGATGTCGGCGTTGTTCATCGCGGGCGATGCCGCCTCGGCGGTGGTGCTCACCAAGACGGACGGGTTCGCCCAGCTGTTGTCGGTGTGCCACACCTCGATTCCCGAGGCGGAGGAAATACACCGGGCCAGCGAACCACTGTTTCCGCCGGGTGTTTCGCTCGGGAAGTCCCCCGATTTCTTCGCCCGCCTGCAAGAAATTACCGCCAAGGTGGCGGCCGCTCCCGACTCGCCACTCGGAGCGGCCATGGCCAGAGTGCGCGAGGAAATCCCGGTGGTAGTCGGCCAGGCACTCGACGAGGCCGGTATCGGCCTCGACGACATCGCTCGGGTGGCGTTCTTGAACTGCTCGCGTGAAGCCACCGAGCAGCGCTGCATGGTGCCGCTCGGGCTGCCCATGGAGAAGTCGACCTGGGACTTCGGGCGGATGGTCGGCCATTGCTCGGCCAGTGACCAAATTCTTTCCTTCGAGCACCTGGTCACCACCGGACAGCTCCGCGCGGGGCAGTACCTGCTGTTGTTCGGCTCGGCGCCCGGGGTTCTGTTGTCGGCCGCCGTCATCAAGGTGCTGCGCGACCCGGAGTGGACCGAATGA
- a CDS encoding thiamine pyrophosphate-binding protein, translated as MNSPKLGRDVVFDYIHEAGVEYVFGVPGTQEIPLIDATTIPENEVDYIPCLHENIAMGAAMGYARASGRPGVALVHVTPGAANIIGNLFNAYTSNIPVLVLCGQQHSDLLLQEPLLGSDLVRTAGQYAKWAHEIRCADEIPIAMQRAFKELLTPPFRPVFISIPWDYLLEQPNWQEHGRTTRIAHAVTGDPTGIAAAVHTLADAKKPVLLVGDGVGEAGAWSEIEQLANLLGAAVYSEFQASRMNYPNDLPHWQGELLPIQEGIHMQLEGFDTIFLIGVNSHAQISIFHWKNGPIIPGELIQVALHNDSWQIGKNYFSEVGVLGDIKKTLPLIISGIADHEHFDRSSAESRNNNILRLGAQRDRSFDSETEKLRRIDSDKRRIDSVVPIAGHQVAIALAEVQKTLDYQLTVLNEAFSIGSVIQKALTYDSPDAYFCTSGGSLGFSIPASIGISLGLKKQKRFVVNIVGDGSALFHTNSWWTTSKFNLPVLYLVVNDSQYTSLMIGLGLIEKIYGWKPTNPPTYLSLGSPAQDFSAIAETFGIGSEVVTDARNLRGAIENGFKVIASGKPYILDIRTDPDAPGKPPLIDVLLAEKPGVDLDFIEKLRQIGPP; from the coding sequence ATGAATTCACCCAAGCTCGGCCGCGATGTGGTATTCGACTACATTCATGAAGCCGGAGTCGAATATGTCTTCGGCGTGCCCGGCACGCAAGAAATCCCGTTGATCGATGCGACGACGATTCCGGAAAACGAAGTCGACTATATTCCGTGCCTGCACGAGAATATCGCCATGGGTGCTGCGATGGGGTATGCCCGTGCGTCCGGGCGGCCCGGTGTCGCGCTGGTACACGTCACGCCGGGTGCGGCCAATATCATCGGCAACCTTTTCAACGCGTACACGTCGAATATTCCGGTGCTCGTCCTGTGCGGTCAGCAACACAGTGATCTATTGCTCCAGGAGCCGCTGCTCGGCTCCGATCTGGTACGCACCGCGGGGCAATATGCGAAGTGGGCGCACGAAATCCGGTGTGCCGACGAGATACCCATCGCGATGCAGCGAGCCTTCAAGGAACTGCTCACCCCGCCGTTCCGCCCCGTCTTCATTTCCATTCCGTGGGACTACCTGCTCGAACAACCCAACTGGCAGGAGCACGGTCGCACGACTCGCATCGCGCACGCCGTCACCGGCGATCCCACCGGCATCGCCGCGGCGGTCCACACGCTCGCGGACGCGAAGAAGCCGGTCCTGCTGGTCGGCGACGGCGTCGGCGAGGCCGGTGCCTGGTCGGAAATCGAACAGCTCGCGAACCTGCTCGGTGCCGCCGTGTACTCCGAGTTCCAAGCGAGCCGGATGAACTATCCGAACGACCTTCCGCACTGGCAGGGCGAGTTGCTGCCGATCCAAGAGGGCATCCACATGCAGCTCGAGGGATTCGACACCATATTTCTCATCGGGGTGAATTCCCACGCGCAGATATCGATCTTCCACTGGAAGAATGGCCCGATCATTCCGGGGGAGCTGATCCAGGTTGCGTTGCACAACGACTCGTGGCAGATCGGCAAGAACTACTTCTCCGAGGTCGGTGTCCTCGGCGACATCAAGAAGACGCTGCCGCTGATCATCTCCGGCATCGCCGATCACGAGCACTTCGACAGGAGCTCGGCCGAATCCCGGAACAACAACATCCTGCGACTCGGCGCGCAACGCGACAGATCATTCGACTCGGAAACCGAAAAATTGCGGCGCATCGATAGTGACAAACGGCGCATCGATAGTGTGGTTCCGATCGCCGGTCATCAGGTCGCCATTGCCCTCGCCGAAGTACAGAAGACCCTGGACTATCAACTCACGGTGCTGAACGAGGCATTCTCGATCGGCAGTGTCATCCAGAAAGCACTGACCTACGATTCGCCGGATGCCTACTTCTGCACCTCGGGCGGCTCACTGGGATTCTCGATTCCGGCCTCGATCGGCATCTCGCTGGGTCTGAAGAAGCAGAAGCGTTTCGTCGTGAACATCGTCGGCGACGGCTCGGCCCTGTTCCACACCAACTCCTGGTGGACCACCAGCAAGTTCAACCTGCCGGTGCTGTACCTCGTCGTGAACGATTCCCAATACACGTCGCTGATGATCGGTCTGGGGCTGATCGAAAAGATCTACGGGTGGAAGCCGACGAATCCGCCCACGTACCTGAGCCTCGGCAGTCCCGCACAGGACTTCTCGGCGATCGCCGAGACGTTCGGTATCGGCAGCGAAGTGGTCACCGACGCGCGCAACCTGCGCGGAGCCATCGAAAACGGATTCAAGGTGATCGCGAGCGGCAAACCTTACATCCTCGATATCCGCACCGATCCCGACGCTCCCGGCAAGCCGCCGCTCATCGACGTACTGCTGGCCGAAAAGCCCGGTGTAGACCTCGATTTCATCGAAAAACTGCGCCAGATCGGCCCTCCGTGA